AACTCAACTCCGATTCCTTCTGTTCGATGACCATGTTTTGGCCCACCGTTTAAAATTGATCCTTCAGGTTCAACAATAGCTGTTTTTATATTTTTATCTTTTTCTTTAAAATATCTTGCCATTCCAACAAAAGTTCCTCCGCTACCCGCACCAGCTACAAAGGCATCTATCTGTAAATGATTATTTTGCATTTCAGTATAAATTTCAGGAGAAATACTGTGATAATAGGCATTCGGATTATCTAAATTTTCGAACTGCATAGGTACAAAACTATCTGAGACACTTGTTTCAAGTTCTCTTGCTTTTTTGATTGCTCCGACAATTCCATCCTCACTGGGCGTATGTACAATTTTTGCACCCAATGCCTGCATCAATGTTTGCTTTTCTTGGCTAAATTTCTCTGGCACAACCAAGATTGTCTTCATCCCATAATGAGAGGCTGCCATTGCAACCCCAATACCAGTATTACCTGCAGTTGGTTCAATGACCGTCATTCCCTTTTTAAGCTTATTTTCTTTGATTGCCTGTTCAATCATATAAAAACCAAGCCGATCCTTAATACTGCCTCCTGGATTACTTGATTCAATTTTTGCAAAAATATGAGAACCATTGGCAACATTAATACTTAGTTCTAAAAGTGGTGTATTTCCTACCAATTCCTCAACAGTATGATATATCATTGTAAATCCTCCTTATCTTTGAAAAAGAAAAAGGGCACGAATCTTTTATAAAGATTCGCGCCCTAGCCTGGAAAGTTCTTCAAATGGAATTCTTGCTTAACTTACTTACAAAAAAGATTCCAACCCAAAGTAACCGTTTCATCCACACTAACACGCGGAATGAGACAGCAACATGCGTTATTTACTTTTTTAAAGTTAAGTACAACCATTTGTTAAACCTCTTTTCTTAATAATTTGAATAGTAAACTATTTTTTTATAAAAAGCAAGCTAAATTTATTCTAAAAAGTCCTTTAGTTGTTTTGAACGGGATGGGTGCCGTAATTTACGCAATGCTTTTGCTTCAATTTGGCGAATACGCTCACGAGTCACACCAAAGACTTTCCCCACTTCTTCAAGAGTACGAGTGCGACCATCATCAAGGCCAAATCGAAGACGTAAAACATTTTCTTCACGGTCCGTCAAAGTATCAAGGACACTTTCCAATTGTTCCTTCAATAATTCGTAAGCAGCATGATCAGCTGGACTTGTAGCATCACGATCCTCAATAAAGTCACCTAAATGTGAATCATCCTCTTCACCAATTGGCGTCTCCAAAGATACAGGTTCTTGAGCGATTTTTAAAATCTCACGAACTTTATCTGTTGGCATATCCATTTCCGC
Above is a window of Liquorilactobacillus hordei DSM 19519 DNA encoding:
- a CDS encoding PLP-dependent cysteine synthase family protein codes for the protein MIYHTVEELVGNTPLLELSINVANGSHIFAKIESSNPGGSIKDRLGFYMIEQAIKENKLKKGMTVIEPTAGNTGIGVAMAASHYGMKTILVVPEKFSQEKQTLMQALGAKIVHTPSEDGIVGAIKKARELETSVSDSFVPMQFENLDNPNAYYHSISPEIYTEMQNNHLQIDAFVAGAGSGGTFVGMARYFKEKDKNIKTAIVEPEGSILNGGPKHGHRTEGIGVEFIPPFLKKENLDYIYTISDAEAFELVKLLAKDYGIFAGSSSGAALAASLKLAEKLPAGSNIVTVFPDSSERYLSQKIYD